CCAGACGTAATCCGCCGCATGGTCAATAACGGCGCGTTCCATGCCGACAACAAAACCTCCGGCACCGCCCAGGTTCTTGCCGAGCCGGACCACATCCGTTGGTACAGGTCCCGCATAGGACCCGAGGAATGCCGCGGTTTCATCGGTGGAGGCATTGTCCACGATGACAATTGCGGTGGGCCTGACGTCTCCAGAGGTTATTCCCGCCAGGGTGGTTTCGAGAAGTTCACGCCTGTTGTACGTCACCACCACTGCAACAACAGCATTTCCGGTCATTTCACGGCCTTATTGTCCGGGGATTGAATTCTGCGGCGGATCAGGATGACGGCCAGTTTCCATGGTTCGATGAAAACTCTGCCGAAGATCTGTCTGGGTGACAGGAGCAGGCGCCACAGCCATTCGAGGCCAAGTCTCCCCAACCACCGGGGGGCCAGAAGCTGGCGCCCCGAAATCTGGTCCAGGGCTCCCCCAACGGCGCAATACACGGCGTCCGGGAGGTCGTTGCGCCGCTGCCACAGGACCGACTCCTGCAACGGCATACCAAGACCAAAGAGCACCAGCTGTGGTTGGAATGCATTGAGCGCAAGCACGACGGTGTGTTCCCGCGTAGGATTCCAGCAGCCGCCTTCGAGTCCCAGTATGGTTGCGTCCGGCAGGAGCTCCTGAAGTTTCCGGCACGCTTCGGCGTTGCTTTCGCCGGTGGTGCCTACAACCGCCAGTCGGCTGAGTCCGGCCACCTTGTCCAGATGCCTGATCCAGTCTGTGGAACCCACGCGGAAACCTGCATCGGGGCCCCACATGGGAACCTGTTTCCGCCACAGGGCGTACACTGGTGCGCCATCCAGCAGGACAATATCGGCAGAGTCATACAGAGCCTTGAAGTCCGGCTCTGTGTGATACAGATAGCAGCTGTGCAGGTTGTGCCCAACTACGGTACGCCGGCCGCCGGAGGCGATGAGGTCGCTGAGAACCCCGGCGACGTGGCACTCGGAGAGTGCGGTGACATCGATATCCAGCAGCCGGATATGGTCTCGGCCAAGCGTCATGCCTGGGAGTCTTTGGTGTCGGACTCGGTTTCGACAGGCTCAACCAGCGGAGCAGCTTCAACCAGCGGAGCAGCTTCAACCACCGGCTCTTCGCCCAGTCCGAGCACCCCCGGTACAACCTCGCGGAGTCGATCAAGACCCACGGCGCCCTCGCGCACCACGCGCAGTGGCAGCGCTGTGGCATCAACAATGGTGGAAGGCAACGCATCGGTGCCTTCCACCGGCCGGAAGCCTCCCTCGAGGTAGACCTCAACGGACTCGACCAGTTGTGAACGGGCGTCGAAGGCGGTCTGCGCAGGCGGCTGCCCTGTCCGGTTCGCCGAGGACACTGCAAGGGGGCCGGTCAGCGTAAGCAGGTCCAGGGCGATTTCATCCGCCGGGATACGCAACGCCACAGTGCCCTTGGTGTCACCCAGATCCCAGTCCAGAGACGGTTGCGAGTGAAAGATCAGGGTCAGTCCGCCTGGCCAGAAGGCCTCGGCCAGTTTGCGCGCATCTGCTGAAACATCTGTGGCCAGTCCATCCATGGCATTGAGCCGGGGGATCAGCACTGGCGGCGGCATCTGCCGGCTGCGGCCCTTGGACGCCAGCAGCATAGTGACGGCCTGGGGTGAAAAGGCATCCACTGCGATCCCGTAAACAGTGTCGGTGGGGAATACCACGCACTTTTTCTCGCGGATGGCGCGTTGAGCATGCTCAAGCCCTTCGGCGCGCTGGTCATCTGCTGTGCAGTTGTAGGTTGTGGTCACTGGCCTATTCTTTCATCACTCGGAGCCGGGAACCGCAAGCACGGCGCTGGTGGCACGTTCTTTGCCGTTGAGGTCCAGGTGGGTCGTCACCCCGGACCATACGCCCGCTCCTGTCAGCATGGCGGAAATCCAGGCTGCCTGCACTTCGGCGTGTTCCATCACAAAGTAGCCGCCGGGGACCAGCAGCCTGGCAGCCGAGGCCGCCGCCGCCGTCGGGAGCTCCATTCCGTCCGCTCCCCCGCCGTACAACGCAACAGGCGGGTCATGCAGCGCCACTTCGGGGTCGTTCGGGATGGCTTCAGCGGGAATGTAGGGAGGATTGGAAACCACGACGTCGAAAGTTCCGTTGAGTTCCGGCAGCGCGTTGCGAAGGTCTCCCAAAATCAACGTGACTCCCAGCGGGTGCAGATTCTTGTCCGCCCACGCATGCGCGAATTCGCTGAACTCCACGGCATAGACCTCAGCGTCCGGTACCTCATGGGCGATGGAGCCCGCGATGGCACCGGATCCGGTACCGAGATCCACCACCCTGGGGCGTAACATTCCCTGGAGGTGGTCGATGACCAGTTGGACCACGGATTCCGTTTCCGGCCGGGGAATGAAGACACCGGGGCCGACCGCAAGTTGCAGATACCGGAAATGGGCCACGCCGGTGATGTGTTGCAACGGGATCCGCTGCGCCCGTTCGGACACCAGTTCCGCATATCCGGACGGCGCCGGGGTGTCCCCCAGGAGCATGGCCCGGAGCCGGCCCAGTCCGACGCCCAGGAGGTGCTCTGCCAGGAGTTCGGCATCGACCCGCGGGCTGGGCACGCCGGCATCGCTAAGAAGTGCCGTAGCCTCGCGGACAGCGTCCGCGAGGCTGGGCTCATGCTCCGGAGTCATGGGATTGGCCGCCAACCGCTATTCGCCGATGGCGTCCAGGCGGGCCTGTTCGTCCATCTCGATGGCTGACTGGATGACCGGCTCAAGGTCGCCGTTCATTACCTGGTCGAGGTTGTAGGCCTTGTAGCCGGTGCGGTGGTCCGCGATCCGGTTCTCGGGGTAGTTATAGGTACGGATGCGCTCGGAGCGGTCCATGGTGCGGATCTGGGATTTGCGCACAGCCGAGTTTTCGGCGTCGATCAGCTCCTGCTGGTGCGCCAGGATCCGGGCGCGCAGGACACGCATGCCGGCTTCGCGGTTCTGCAGCTGCGACTTCTCGTTCTGCATGGCCACCACGATTCCGGTGGGAAGGTGCGTAATGCGGACAGCAGAGTCAGTGGTGTTCACCGACTGTCCACCCGGACCGGAAGATCTGTAGACATCGATCTTGAGATCGTTCTGGTTGATCTCGAGTTCCTCGGGCTCGTCCACTTCGGGAAGCACCAGCACGCCGGCGGCCGAGGTATGGATGCGGCCTTGGGACTCCGTAACGGGCACACGCTGCACCCGGTGCACGCCTCCCTCGAATTTCAGCCGGGCGTAAACACCCTCCGCCGGATCATTGGAGGATCCCTTGACGGCCATCTGCACGTCCTTGTAACCGCCCAGATCGGACTCGTTGTACGAGATCAGCTCGGTCTTCCATCCCCGTGACTCCGCGTAGCGCGTGTACATCCGCAGCAGGTCACCGGCGAACAATGCAGCTTCGTCGCCACCTTCGCCGCCCTTGACTTCCAGGATCACGTTGCGGGCATCGTCCGGGTCGCGCGGGATGAGCAGCCGGCGAAGATTCGCCGCCGCAGTCTCCAAGGCCGCCTCGAGCTGGGGTACTTCCGCGGCAAATTCAGGATCCTCGGACGCCATCTCCTTGGCGGCGGCGAGGTCATCCTCAATGGCATGCCAGCGGTGGTAGGCCTCAACGATTCCGTTCAGCTGGGCAGACCGGCGCCCCAGCTTCCGGGCCAGCCGCTGGTCAGCATAAACAGCAGGATCCCCAAGCTGCGCCTGAATGGCATCGTGCTCATCAAGCAGGCCCTGAACGGACTCAAACATTTCAAAACCTCTTTCGACTTGTAAACAAGTCTAGTTATGACGTGCGGTAGGTGAGACAACAGCAAAGGCGTGCGGATTTTGCCGCCCGGGAGTGGCATCGGGCCTGCCGGAGCGTGGTGGCCAAGTCCGTCAGGACGTGGCCACCACGCGGAGGGGCGGGGGCGGAAAATCCGCGCGGCTAACCGCGCGAGGATTCCGGCACCCCGCCCCTGACTCAGCTACTTGTCGTTATCGGACTTCGCACCAAGAGTCGTCTTCTGAACCTGCATGAGGAACTCGACGTTGCTCTGGGTCTCCCGGATCTTGTTGGTCAGCAGTTCAAGGCTCTGCTGGGTCTCGAGCCCGGAAAGGACACGGCGCAGCTTCCACATGATCTTGACCTCTTCAGGGGACAGCAGGTTCTCTTCGCGGCGGGTACCGGACGCGTTGACATCCACTGCCGGGAAGATGCGCTTGTCAGCCAGCTGGCGGGACAGGCGGAGCTCCATGTTGCCGGTGCCCTTGAACTCTTCGAAGATGACCTCGTCCATCTTCGAACCGGTCTCCACAAGGGCCGTTGCCAGGATGGTCAGTGATCCACCGTTTTCGATGTTGCGGGCTGCTCCGAAGAAACGCTTCGGCGGGTACAGCGCTGCGGAGTCCACACCACCGGACAGGATACGGCCGGAGGCCGGCG
This genomic interval from Micrococcaceae bacterium Sec5.7 contains the following:
- a CDS encoding WecB/TagA/CpsF family glycosyltransferase; translated protein: MTLGRDHIRLLDIDVTALSECHVAGVLSDLIASGGRRTVVGHNLHSCYLYHTEPDFKALYDSADIVLLDGAPVYALWRKQVPMWGPDAGFRVGSTDWIRHLDKVAGLSRLAVVGTTGESNAEACRKLQELLPDATILGLEGGCWNPTREHTVVLALNAFQPQLVLFGLGMPLQESVLWQRRNDLPDAVYCAVGGALDQISGRQLLAPRWLGRLGLEWLWRLLLSPRQIFGRVFIEPWKLAVILIRRRIQSPDNKAVK
- a CDS encoding L-threonylcarbamoyladenylate synthase yields the protein MTTTYNCTADDQRAEGLEHAQRAIREKKCVVFPTDTVYGIAVDAFSPQAVTMLLASKGRSRQMPPPVLIPRLNAMDGLATDVSADARKLAEAFWPGGLTLIFHSQPSLDWDLGDTKGTVALRIPADEIALDLLTLTGPLAVSSANRTGQPPAQTAFDARSQLVESVEVYLEGGFRPVEGTDALPSTIVDATALPLRVVREGAVGLDRLREVVPGVLGLGEEPVVEAAPLVEAAPLVEPVETESDTKDSQA
- the prmC gene encoding peptide chain release factor N(5)-glutamine methyltransferase, producing MTPEHEPSLADAVREATALLSDAGVPSPRVDAELLAEHLLGVGLGRLRAMLLGDTPAPSGYAELVSERAQRIPLQHITGVAHFRYLQLAVGPGVFIPRPETESVVQLVIDHLQGMLRPRVVDLGTGSGAIAGSIAHEVPDAEVYAVEFSEFAHAWADKNLHPLGVTLILGDLRNALPELNGTFDVVVSNPPYIPAEAIPNDPEVALHDPPVALYGGGADGMELPTAAAASAARLLVPGGYFVMEHAEVQAAWISAMLTGAGVWSGVTTHLDLNGKERATSAVLAVPGSE
- the prfA gene encoding peptide chain release factor 1; the protein is MFESVQGLLDEHDAIQAQLGDPAVYADQRLARKLGRRSAQLNGIVEAYHRWHAIEDDLAAAKEMASEDPEFAAEVPQLEAALETAAANLRRLLIPRDPDDARNVILEVKGGEGGDEAALFAGDLLRMYTRYAESRGWKTELISYNESDLGGYKDVQMAVKGSSNDPAEGVYARLKFEGGVHRVQRVPVTESQGRIHTSAAGVLVLPEVDEPEELEINQNDLKIDVYRSSGPGGQSVNTTDSAVRITHLPTGIVVAMQNEKSQLQNREAGMRVLRARILAHQQELIDAENSAVRKSQIRTMDRSERIRTYNYPENRIADHRTGYKAYNLDQVMNGDLEPVIQSAIEMDEQARLDAIGE